From one Mobula birostris isolate sMobBir1 chromosome 20, sMobBir1.hap1, whole genome shotgun sequence genomic stretch:
- the LOC140185249 gene encoding zinc-binding protein A33-like, with protein sequence MASKAPAESWTEEVICSICLDFFTHPVILECGHNFCRPCITRCWEREERNSCPECREVFADLTLRVNRALAKLAEKARNLNLNLKGKESKLHCEEHEEELKLFCETDKTLICLICRDAQEHREHRFMTIKEAVKIYKNQLKSSLDSLTKKKSDFLEKEQQQKEKISGVREQSHSVQTHITSQFAELHQIITEKEESVLRDLRKEEARILNPMEKNLREIQENIRLIQEEMTKLKEQMDQKDSMIFLKEEACQNRRVNDDIQELTITDEALPVEKFDHLYLLNTVLRETLDAINRVCLRISGGAKGGQMRGQNCSQQVSVTLDVETAHLWLEVSEDRKSVRFTGTRRDLPDTGKRFTFWACVLGSEGFTSGGHYWEVEVTGNWVWCLGVAAESVEREGGVRLSPQTGFWVIGRFVDELHRDCDMFDDEFPSPESRLPAGPIPGRVGVYLSYESGTVSFYNAETKSHLHTFTGNKFTGKLYPFFWPGDGNQWLRICSGSAPGLQTDRVPGQASGVKSL encoded by the exons ATGGCTTCGAAAGCACCGGCCGAGAGTTGGACCGAGGAGGTAATTTGTTCCATCTGCCTGGATTTCTTCACCCATCCGGTTATCCTGGAGTGTGGGCACAACTTCTGTCGCCCTTGTATCACACGGTgttgggaaagggaggagagaaactcctgcccggaatgtaGAGAGGTGTTTGCTGACCtcaccctcagggtcaatcgggcCTTGGCAAAGCTGGCTGAAAAAGCTCGAAatctaaacctgaatctgaaaggGAAGGAAAGTAAACTTCACTGCGAGGAACATGAAGAAGAACTGAAGCTGTTTTGTGAAACGGACAAGACACTGATCTGTCTGATCTGCAGAGATGCGCAGGAACACAGAGAGCACCGCTTCatgacgattaaagaagctgTTAAAATCTACAAG AATCAGCTAAAATCttccttagactctctcacaaaaaagaaatcagacttcctggaaaaggagcagcaacagaaagagaagatttcCGGAGTTCGG GAACAGTCACACAGCGTTCAGAcccacatcacatcccagttCGCTGAACTGCACCAGATTATCACTGAGAAAGAGGAGAGCGTACTCAGGGATCTCAGGAAGGAAGAGGCAAGAATTCTAAATCCCATGGAGAAAAATCTTCGAGAGATTCAAGAGAATATAAGGTTAATTCAGGAGGAAATGACAAAGTTAAAGGAACAGATGGATCAAAAAGACAGTATGATATTTCTCAAG gaggaagcTTGTCAGAACAGGAG AGTTAACGATGATATCCAGGAATTGACAATAACAGATGAGGCCCTACCGGTTGAAAAATTCGATCACCTCTATTTGCTGAACACAGTGCTGAGAGAAACACTTGATGCCATTAATCGAG tgtgtcttcggatctctgggggagcaaaaGGCGGACAGATgagaggacaaaattgcagccagcagg tctctgtcaccctggatgtggaaacggcgcATCTGTGGctcgaggtgtctgaggatcggaagagtgtgagaTTCACCGGGACCCGGAGGGATCTCCCTGACACCGGGAAGAGATTCACATTCTGGGCTTGTGTGCTGGGATCAGAGGGATTCACATCGGGGggacattactgggaggtggaggtgacgggGAATTGGGTCTGGTGTCTGGGAGTCGccgcagagtctgtggagagggagggaggggtcagaCTGAGTCCGCAGACCGGATTCTGGGTCATTGGGCGGTTTGTTGACGAGTTACATCGGGATTGTGACATGTTCGATGACGAGTTCCCCTCCCCTGAGTCCCGTCTCCCTGCCGGTCCCATCCCCGGGAGGGTTggagtttatctcagttacgagtccgggacagtttcattttacaacgcggagaccaagtcccatctccacaccttcactgggaataaattcacagggaaactttatcctttcttctggcccggggatggaaaccagtggctgagaatctgctccGGTTCCGCTCCGGGTCTGCAAACGGATCGGGTCCCGGGACAGGCGTCAGGAGTAAAGTCcctgtaa